The sequence CCCGTGCCACGCAGCGGAGAAGAAGCGCGCCGCCGCCTTCAGCAGGCGGCGCTCGAGCTGTACCGGGAACGCGGGTTCGACCAGACCACCACGGCCGAGATCGCCGCCCGGGCCGGCGTCACCGAGCGCACGTTCTTCCGGCACTTCCCGGACAAGCGCGAAGTGCTCTTCGACGGCGAAGCCACGCTGCGCGCCGAACTCGTCGCGTCGGTCGCCGAGGCGCCCGACGGGCTGCCGCCACTCGAAGTCCTGATCCGCGCCTTCCGCAAGTCCGGGCGGATCCTCGAGGGCAACCGGCCGTTCGCCGAACCGCGGCTCGCGGTCATCGCGGCGACCCCGGCGTTGCGGGAGCGCGATCTGGCCAAGGCCGCGGCGATGAGCGACGCACTGGCGGCGGCGCTGCGCGCGCGTGGAGTCGCCGACCGGCCGGCCGCGCTGGCCGCGGACGTCGGCTGGATCACCTTCCACCACGCGGCCGGAGCGTGGATCGGGGAATCCGCGCGCGGTCTGGACGAGCACCTCGACGAGGCCTTCGCCGACCTGCGCGCGTTGGCGGCGAAGGCGGACGGCTGAGCGCCCGCCTCCGCCGAAACTTCAGCGCAGCACGACGGTCCGCAGCGCGGGGGAGCGCAGGATGTCGGCTTCGCAGAAGCGTTCCTTCACCCACTCACCGCGGCTGTAGAGCTTCGTCTGGTCGCTGAAGTAGGGCGACTTCGGGTTCGACGACTGCGAGTACGTCAGCAACGTCGACGAGTCCGGGCACGCGTGCCCGGAGAACCCGACCACCTGGAGGTAGCTCGACCCGTGCGCCACCTCGACGTTGCCGCGCGCCGGGTCCCACTCCGTCGTCATCACGTTGAGCACGCCCAGGAAACCCTGTCCGCCGTGGATGGGAATGCGCTCGCCGTTGCGGGTGACGGCCTGGCCGTCCCGTAGCTCCGCGTCCGGCGGGAGCCCGGCCGTGCGCAACTCCACGAGCGCGTCCCCGAACGCTTTCTGAACGTCCGCGTTGCCGACGTTGAGCGTGTTCGGCGTGGTCAGCGGCGCCTTCGGGTCGAAGGGCACCGTGAACCGGCCCACGTTCCCGAGCCGTGCGGCGAACCGCTGGAACAGCAGCGAACCGCGGGTGTCCAGGGTGTACGTGTGGTCCCAGCCCGCCAGCGCGGTGCACGCCGGCCCGACCGGCACCGGGCCGGACGACGACGGCGCCTGCCCGCCGGGGAAGGACGCGCACAGCTTCGCCAGGTCCGCCGCCGTCAGATCGGCGAACAGGCTGTGGTCGGCGAAGAGCATCTGCTTCATCGAATCGGTCGTGAAACCGCCCTTTTCGGCCGTGAGCAACGCTTCCCGCGTGCGCGGCGAGCGTTCGGTGCCGATGTCCCCGACGATGTGCGGGTACCCGGTGATCGGCGCTTTCGCGTTCGCGAGCCAGGCGCTGTCGTTGGCGTTCAGCTCGTAGTCGCGGCGTTGCTGCTGCGGCAGCCGCGACGGCGCGAAGATGCCCGGTTCGAGCGCGCCCGGGTCCGAACCCCACTGGCAGGACGACTTCGCACCGTCCAAAATGGCCAGTCCGACCTGCTGGAACGTCCCCTGTCCCAACGGGGTGCTGCACGCCTTCGCCTGTTCGTCGGTGACGTGCGGGACCACCTGGATGTCGGCGTAGAGCGCGTTGCCCGCGCGGTCGGTGGCGATCGTGTTGACCCACGGGACACCCTGGGTGCGGCTCAGCGCGCGGACGACGTCGGCCGTGCTGCGGGACTGGTCGAGCTCGAACCACGTGTTGAGCCCGCGCAGGTTCGTCGCGTTGGCGTCGCGCACCGCGTACGCCGATTTCGCCGTCCACGGCAGCGGAATGCCCTGGAAGTCGGCCATCACCGGCCCGTAGCGCGTCGCCCAGAAAGTCTGCCGGACCGGTCGCACCGAGCCGTCGGCCTGGCGCACCTGGACCGTGACGTCGGCCGAAGTCATCTTCTCCGGCTTGCCGTCGACGAGGTAGGTCGTCGGATCGCCGGCTCGCAGCGGCACCTCGAAGAGGCCGAAGGTGACCGGAGTGGACACCGTGTGCGTCCAGGCCGCGTCGGCGGTGTGCCCGATCTGGACGAACGGCATGCCGAGCAGGCTCGCGCCGGCGACGTCGAAGCGGCCCGGGATGGTCAGCTGGCTCTGCCAGAACCGGCGCCCGGCCTGCCACGGGTAGTGCGGGTTGCCGAGCAGCACGCTGCCCCGGCCCGAAGCGGTCGAGTCGGCGCCGACCGCGATGCCGTTGCTGCCCAGTCCGCTGCCGCCG is a genomic window of Amycolatopsis lexingtonensis containing:
- a CDS encoding penicillin acylase family protein translates to MRPLRKTLAVLTTALTITTLGTAVAEAGQEKAVLRYTEHGIPHIVANDFAGLGYGYGYAAATDNVCELANIYLTVSAQRSKYLGPGGDGYPSLSEAANNLHSDLFFQRINDSGIVDRLAAQPAPQGPRPEVRQIVSGYVKGFNAYLARTGRSGISDPACRGADWVRPITEQDFYRHFYAIAITGGQGVVTESLFAAPPSGPAPAPGTAGQLSDQVRKALGGSGLGSNGIAVGADSTASGRGSVLLGNPHYPWQAGRRFWQSQLTIPGRFDVAGASLLGMPFVQIGHTADAAWTHTVSTPVTFGLFEVPLRAGDPTTYLVDGKPEKMTSADVTVQVRQADGSVRPVRQTFWATRYGPVMADFQGIPLPWTAKSAYAVRDANATNLRGLNTWFELDQSRSTADVVRALSRTQGVPWVNTIATDRAGNALYADIQVVPHVTDEQAKACSTPLGQGTFQQVGLAILDGAKSSCQWGSDPGALEPGIFAPSRLPQQQRRDYELNANDSAWLANAKAPITGYPHIVGDIGTERSPRTREALLTAEKGGFTTDSMKQMLFADHSLFADLTAADLAKLCASFPGGQAPSSSGPVPVGPACTALAGWDHTYTLDTRGSLLFQRFAARLGNVGRFTVPFDPKAPLTTPNTLNVGNADVQKAFGDALVELRTAGLPPDAELRDGQAVTRNGERIPIHGGQGFLGVLNVMTTEWDPARGNVEVAHGSSYLQVVGFSGHACPDSSTLLTYSQSSNPKSPYFSDQTKLYSRGEWVKERFCEADILRSPALRTVVLR
- a CDS encoding TetR family transcriptional regulator; this encodes MPRSGEEARRRLQQAALELYRERGFDQTTTAEIAARAGVTERTFFRHFPDKREVLFDGEATLRAELVASVAEAPDGLPPLEVLIRAFRKSGRILEGNRPFAEPRLAVIAATPALRERDLAKAAAMSDALAAALRARGVADRPAALAADVGWITFHHAAGAWIGESARGLDEHLDEAFADLRALAAKADG